The following DNA comes from Erigeron canadensis isolate Cc75 chromosome 3, C_canadensis_v1, whole genome shotgun sequence.
CTTCCCTCCTATCTTTAGGACCCTGTATGCTTCTTTAATGCCTCGTTGCGGGTCCGGCCAGTACTCAATGCTGCAAGAATATATGCACAAATCAGGTAAGTCATATATTCTTACAAAGTTTCATCTTTTTTACTGGAAACAGAACAAGTTTAAAAAGGTCAAAAAATAAGATTCTATGTACTATTGTCATATAGCATTTTGACATACCAATGGCATGTAGCTCATTTGGTAATAGGTGGGGGCATCTTTGCCACAAATAGCAGAAGCCTTGGGTTCAAGCCCAAATGTGCCCATAGCCTCAACGGTTGAGCAAGTCAGGTATACCCCCCACACTATGGATAGGCAGCCGATTATTGGCCAGTTTGGGTTATCAGTTACCAACCTTTTGCCACAAATCTGGCATTCTGACACTGTTTGTTGTCTTTTTAACATGAGAGTCGCACATATATTATGGGTTGGTCGCGTTTACATGCCATGAAGATGATTGGGACGGGGCCATGAAATGAATAAAGGATGAAAGAATGCAAACACATTGCATATTAATGTCTTTGTTTAACATATTAAGGTATTTTATAGTCTATTAGCAACTCTCACACGCACACTTCACCACTTGACCTGTTACAACAAAAATAGAACCTAATTGATCTATTTATCCATAAGAGTAGGAATTGCTCATTATAATCAAGAATACTACAAAATGGAGCTTTGTGAACTGAAAGAGCCTCACGGCATAGGTGTTACATATAATAACTTTAATTGACACATCTAAAATGAGTCATAACTGCTGTAATCAGCATTCTTGTGgaaatgaagaaaataaaattaaaaacaaaaaaaaacaaaaacaaaaaagacgtAAATAGTCTGCAAGAACAATAGTTAGTGAAATCAATCATTCGATCTAAAATGTAACATATAATGAATGCAAATACTGGAAAACACAAGAACAACAGTTTTGAAATAACATACCTTCCAGCAGATATATATCGATCAGCATAATCAGTTTTAAAAGGAAGATCCTCAGCATCACCCTCAATGAACTTGCATTCTTTCAACGGTTCCTTTTGCTTCGCTTTCGCAAGCTGATGTGGCGATTGATCCAAAATCGTAACATTCTTAGCATGAACATGTTTCACAATACCTAAAGTAGTGAACCCTGTACCACCACCAacatccaccaccaccatatgCGGGCTATAAAGATCAGCCGGTTCCAATGCTTCATCTCTCATATCTTCGGTCCAATGACCCGGGTTTATCACATGATCATACACAATCGACAAAAACCTATAAAACCAAAATGCCTCTTTTTTGTGTTGTATGAACCTAGGCTGTGAAGCTGGCCTTGGTACAGACATACTACACTTAGGCACAATCAAGGCTCTACTTCCACCTTTCAGTATCGGATTCCGACAAACCAAATTGATTTTGGGGGAAAACTTTCTACCACACAAATCTGACCCATTAGACCCTAACCCATTTGGGCCTACTCTTCCTCTTATTATTGCAAGATTCTCAGCTCCATATAACATTGAAGAAGCCATTATTGCTAGTTaaacccccaaaaaaaaatatatcaaaaacacATACAACTTGTAACTCACTAACTACTAAAATTTAGCAATACCCAGATAGAAAAATTAGTGATTTTGAGTTTATATTAAGGAAATTCAAGACTTTGAGAATAACCTAGATGGGAAATTGATTAAAAATGTAATCTTTCAAGCATTTCAGTTCAAAATTATTGCATGCAGAATGAAAGAGATTAGAGTTTTTGACAAATTGAAGAAACAGGGCTTACCAGTTAGCTCAAATCACCATTGATAAAGTTGTGGTATGGAGTGTGGTGTGGTAGATGTTGGAGAAGTAAACCGTGTAGTGACAAGTGAAATATAGAACAGGCTAAGACTGTTGGCTAGATTACAGAAATCATGTGGTGATGAAATTTCTGCAAACCAGAcaaaatgatatttattttctatttttctgttttcttttttcatagGGCAAATTACAATTTTAGTCCGTTATCACTGATGAGTTATCACataacttgtcacttttttactttttttttcatttttaattaagGGGACGTGTAGGCCGACCACCCCTCATGTAACCCGACCATCCCTTttggagcgacagtcgctcctaaaggggtagTAGGATACGACAACGGGCGACAGCATACGACAACATTACTGTACGATTCGTACCCACCcaccctttaggagcgacagtcgctccaaAAGGGTGGGTGGGTACGAATTGTGCAGCAATGTTTCTGTTTCCCCGTGACGATTCATCCTTTATAACATCTCGTTTCATATTCATTCTTGGAgcaacattttcattttgatattCAATCGTTTTGATATTCGATTGGTtttatattcattcattttgatttattcGTTTTCATTTATTACTGTTTCCCCGTGACGATTCATCCTTTATAACATCTCGTTTCATATTCATTCTTGGAGCAACATTTCCATTTTGATATTCAATCGTTTGATATTCGATTGGTtttatattcattcattttgatttattcgttttcatttattactgttaagtgtttttattattttagatggATTGCTTGGAGGAAATTTTCTTAAATCCAAATGCGCCGGAAGGTGTAAATGAAGAGTTTGTGTACGAAGAGCCCGATGACGAATTTGAATCCCCAGATGTCCGTGATGAATTTGATTACGATCACGATGTTTTTTATACCAAGGAGGTATGTATATAAtccaaccttttcatttttgtattataaaaaagtgtataagaa
Coding sequences within:
- the LOC122590943 gene encoding 2-methyl-6-phytyl-1,4-hydroquinone methyltransferase, chloroplastic-like, whose protein sequence is MASSMLYGAENLAIIRGRVGPNGLGSNGSDLCGRKFSPKINLVCRNPILKGGSRALIVPKCSMSVPRPASQPRFIQHKKEAFWFYRFLSIVYDHVINPGHWTEDMRDEALEPADLYSPHMVVVDVGGGTGFTTLGIVKHVHAKNVTILDQSPHQLAKAKQKEPLKECKFIEGDAEDLPFKTDYADRYISAGSIEYWPDPQRGIKEAYRVLKIGGKACLIGPVYPTYWLSRFFADMWMLFPKEEEYIEWFEKAGFKDVKIKRIGPKWYRGVRRHGLIMGCSVTGVKPASGDSPLQLGPKVEDIEKPVNPFVFLARFLIGALAGVYYVLVPVYMWLKDQIVPKGQPI